Proteins encoded by one window of Rhineura floridana isolate rRhiFlo1 chromosome 9, rRhiFlo1.hap2, whole genome shotgun sequence:
- the CCNI gene encoding cyclin-I → MKFSGPLESQRLCLLLETAISREAQMWKMHLPKIQPSQDVGISPTQRDEVIQWLAKLKCQFHLYPETLALAVSLLDRFLAAVKARPKYLNCIAISCFFLAAKTIEEDERIPVLKVLARDSFCGCSPAEIRRMEKIILDKLNWDLHMATPLDFLHIFHAVALSTRPQLLTTLPKKNPSQHMALLTKQLLHCLTSYQLLQFKGSMLALAIVSLEVEKLIPDWLALIIELLQKAQMDSSQLIHCRELVAQHLSPLQPSLPPNSVYLYSPLKHNLVTCHAGAFRLQPSLVPGPDSKDNSKPEGPTRRSTVLSQRRAAPGRCKQATAKRKVEEMEVDDFYDGIKRLYNEENAPEGVVLEGKPPSACSADVSRQGGNVSPCPPLQPVSVM, encoded by the exons GATGTAGGCATTTCTCCAACCCAGCGGGATGAAGTGATTCAGTGGCTGGCCAAACTCAAGTGCCAGTTCCACCTTTACCCAGAAACTCTGGCCCTGGCCGTCAGCCTCTTGGACAGGTTTTTAGCTGCAGTGAAG GCCCGTCCAAAGTACTTGAACTGTATTGCGATCAGCTGCTTCTTCCTCGCCGCCAAGACCATTGAGGAAGATGAG AGGATTCCAGTGCTGAAAGTgttggccagagacagcttttgCGGCTGTTCTCCAGCTGAAATTCGCAGAATGGAGAAGATCATTCTGGATAAACTGAACTGGGATCTTCACATGGCCACGCCACTGGATTTCCTTCACATT TTCCATGCAGTCGCCTTGTCAACCAGGCCTCAGTTGCTGACCACCTTACCTAAGAAGAACCCGTCCCAGCACATGGCTCTGCTCACCAAGCAGCTGCTCCACTGCCTGACTTCCTACCAGCTCCTCCAGTTCAAGGGCTCCATGCTGGCGTTGGCCATTGTCAGCCTGGAAGTGGAGAAGCTTatccctgattggctggcccTCATCATCGAACTGCTCCAGAAGGCACAG ATGGACAGCTCCCAGCTGATCCACTGCCGGGAGCTTGTGGCACAGCACCTTTCCCCTCTGCAGCCTTCTCTGCCACCCAATTCCGTGTACCTCTACAGTCCCCTCAAGCACAACCTGGTGACCTGTCATGCGGGAGCTTTCCGATTACAGCCCTCCCTTGTCCCAGGCCCAGACTCCAAGGACAACAGCAAGCCAGAAGGGCCAACCAGAAGATCCACTGTGCTCTCCCAGCGACGGGCAGCTCCCGGCAGGTGCAAACAAGCGACGGCCAAGCGCAAAGTGGAAGAGATGGAGGTGGACGACTTCTACGACGGGATCAAGCGGCTCTACAACGAGGAGAACGCTCCGGAGGGGGTGGTCCTGGAGGGCAAGCCTCCCTCCGCCTGCAGCGCTGATGTGTCACGGCAAGGAGGAAACGTGTCCCCCTGCCCTCCCTTGCAGCCTGTTTCTGTCATGTAG